Below is a genomic region from Miniphocaeibacter halophilus.
GACCATAATCATGAAGCACAACAACCAGAAGTTCTAGACATATAAGAAATAGGAGGGATATAAAATGGCTAACGTACAATATTTAGGAACTGGAAGAAGAAAGACATCAGTTGCTAGAGTTAGATTAGTTCCAGGAAATGGACAATTTATTATAAACAAAAGACCAATTGATGAATATTTTGATTTTGATACATTAAGAGTAATTGCAAGAGAACCATTAGTTTTAACAGAAAACTTAGGTGGATATGATGTTTTCGTAAATGTTAAAGGTGGAGGATATACAGGACAAGCAGGAGCTATTCGTCATGGAATAGCAAGAGCATTATTAGAAGTAGATCCAGAATTAAGACCAACATTAAAAAGAGCAGGTTTCTTAACAAGAGACCCTAGAAAAGTTGAACGTAAAAAATACGGTTTGAAAAAAGCTCGTAAAAGTCCACAATTCTCAAAAAGATAATATTATCTATAAGCTTCAGTTTTATACTGGAGCTTTTTTTATG
It encodes:
- the rpsI gene encoding 30S ribosomal protein S9; amino-acid sequence: MANVQYLGTGRRKTSVARVRLVPGNGQFIINKRPIDEYFDFDTLRVIAREPLVLTENLGGYDVFVNVKGGGYTGQAGAIRHGIARALLEVDPELRPTLKRAGFLTRDPRKVERKKYGLKKARKSPQFSKR